The Streptomyces sp. Mut1 genome window below encodes:
- a CDS encoding ABC transporter ATP-binding protein, producing MTTTATETTAARTAVVSFDQVTKAYGDVRAVDGLTLDLHPGETVALLGPNGAGKSSTLDLLLGLRTADSGSVRLFGTSPQEAIAAGRVGAMLQSGGLMEDVTVEELVRLVCDLHPHPYPVSEVLARAGVASIAGRMVNKLSGGQEQRVRFALATAGANDLIVLDEPTTGMDVTARQAFWATMREQAEQGRTVLFATHYLEEADAIADRVLVLHKGRLLADGTAAEIKAKAGARRISFELEGAVDEAALRALPFLATLDISGRRVRIQSHNADATVHAVYGLGLYPRELEVAGLGLEQAFVAITEAEEARTV from the coding sequence ATGACAACGACAGCCACCGAAACGACCGCGGCGAGGACCGCCGTGGTCAGCTTCGACCAGGTCACCAAGGCCTACGGAGACGTACGCGCCGTCGACGGACTCACCCTCGACCTGCACCCTGGCGAGACCGTCGCGCTGCTCGGCCCCAACGGCGCCGGGAAGTCCTCCACCCTCGACCTCCTCCTCGGCCTGCGCACCGCGGACTCCGGCAGCGTCCGCCTCTTCGGCACGTCCCCGCAGGAGGCCATCGCGGCCGGCCGGGTCGGCGCCATGCTCCAGAGCGGCGGCCTGATGGAGGACGTCACCGTCGAGGAACTGGTCCGGCTGGTCTGCGATCTGCACCCGCACCCCTACCCGGTGAGCGAGGTGCTGGCCCGGGCCGGCGTCGCGTCGATCGCCGGCCGCATGGTCAACAAGCTCTCCGGCGGCCAGGAACAGCGCGTACGGTTCGCCCTCGCCACCGCGGGCGCCAACGACCTGATTGTGCTCGACGAACCGACCACCGGCATGGATGTGACCGCCCGCCAGGCGTTCTGGGCCACCATGCGCGAGCAGGCCGAGCAGGGTCGTACCGTCCTGTTCGCCACCCACTACCTCGAAGAGGCCGACGCGATCGCCGACCGCGTCCTGGTCCTGCACAAGGGCCGCCTCCTCGCCGACGGCACCGCCGCCGAGATCAAGGCGAAGGCGGGGGCCCGCCGGATCTCCTTCGAACTGGAGGGCGCGGTCGACGAAGCGGCCCTGCGCGCACTGCCGTTCCTCGCCACGCTCGACATCAGCGGCCGGCGGGTGCGCATCCAGTCGCACAACGCGGACGCGACCGTGCACGCCGTCTACGGGCTCGGCCTCTACCCGCGCGAGCTGGAAGTCGCCGGACTCGGCCTGGAACAGGCCTTCGTCGCCATCACCGAGGCCGAGGAGGCCAGGACCGTATGA
- a CDS encoding ABC transporter permease, with translation MNTLIKLEVTRTLRNKKFMFFSVIYPSVIYLLISGTQNTTDTVPGTDLTLQAFFMVSMASFGALTAVLMGNSERIAKEREKGWVRQLRLTALPGRGYVLAKIASAAMVTLPCIVVVFLVAAAAKHVRFDLWQWLALTGVIWAGSLVFAALGVAIGYLTSGDAVRPVTMIIYFGLSILGGLWMPSATFPQWLQNISEWLPTHAYAALGQAVEMGGAPHARDIAVLCVYFLLFAGGAAWLYRKDTLKA, from the coding sequence ATGAACACGCTCATCAAGCTCGAAGTGACCCGCACCCTGCGGAACAAGAAGTTCATGTTCTTCTCGGTCATCTACCCGTCGGTGATCTACCTGCTGATCTCCGGCACTCAGAACACCACCGACACGGTGCCGGGCACCGATCTGACGCTCCAGGCCTTCTTCATGGTCTCCATGGCCTCCTTCGGCGCGCTGACCGCCGTCCTGATGGGCAACAGCGAACGCATCGCGAAGGAGCGCGAGAAGGGCTGGGTGCGCCAGCTGAGGCTGACCGCGCTGCCCGGCCGCGGCTACGTCCTGGCGAAGATCGCGAGCGCCGCCATGGTGACGCTGCCCTGCATCGTCGTCGTCTTCCTCGTCGCGGCGGCGGCCAAACACGTCCGCTTCGACCTGTGGCAGTGGCTCGCGCTGACCGGCGTCATCTGGGCCGGCTCGCTCGTCTTCGCCGCGCTCGGCGTCGCCATCGGCTACCTCACCAGCGGTGACGCGGTCCGCCCGGTCACGATGATCATCTACTTCGGCCTCTCGATCCTCGGCGGCCTGTGGATGCCGAGCGCGACCTTCCCGCAGTGGCTCCAGAACATCTCCGAGTGGCTTCCCACACACGCGTACGCTGCACTCGGCCAGGCCGTCGAAATGGGCGGCGCGCCGCACGCCAGGGACATCGCCGTCCTCTGCGTCTACTTCCTGCTCTTCGCGGGCGGCGCGGCCTGGCTCTACCGGAAGGACACCTTGAAGGCTTGA